From Stenotrophomonas maltophilia, a single genomic window includes:
- a CDS encoding alpha/beta fold hydrolase — MMQSYVDLYWNSDDGLRLHARDHAPDTGQAARGTVVCIPGLTRNGADFDALAGILTAVGWRVIAVDLRGRAGSERAHDPSSYNPRTYADDMVALLRAQNIDKAVFIGTSLGVLVTITLASRAPQLISAAVLNDAGPKVPREALARIGKYAGKPVPPMDLEQATAYVASIGKAAFPRFSTEDWRAMAVRTFRPRSDGRLELDYDPAVIRTTRPWLLWLLRPVLWRAVRGLTARVPVLVVRGALSDILPADVARQMAATSERARLVEVPDVGHAPMLSEPEARDAILALLERVR, encoded by the coding sequence ATGATGCAGTCTTACGTAGATCTGTACTGGAACAGCGACGATGGCCTGCGCCTGCACGCGCGTGACCATGCACCGGATACCGGGCAGGCGGCCCGCGGCACGGTGGTCTGCATCCCCGGCCTGACCCGCAATGGCGCCGATTTCGATGCGCTCGCCGGCATCCTCACTGCCGTGGGCTGGCGCGTGATCGCGGTTGACCTGCGTGGCCGCGCCGGATCAGAACGTGCGCATGATCCGTCCAGCTACAACCCGCGCACCTACGCAGATGACATGGTGGCGCTGCTGCGCGCGCAGAACATCGACAAGGCGGTGTTCATCGGCACCTCGCTGGGCGTCCTGGTGACCATCACCCTCGCCTCGCGCGCACCGCAGCTGATTTCCGCAGCGGTGCTGAACGACGCCGGCCCGAAAGTGCCGCGCGAAGCGCTGGCGCGGATTGGCAAGTACGCCGGCAAGCCGGTGCCGCCGATGGATCTGGAGCAGGCCACGGCCTATGTGGCGTCGATCGGCAAGGCCGCGTTTCCGCGCTTCAGCACCGAAGACTGGCGGGCGATGGCGGTGCGCACCTTCCGCCCGCGCAGCGATGGGCGGCTGGAACTGGACTACGACCCGGCGGTGATCCGCACGACGCGTCCCTGGCTGTTGTGGCTGCTGCGCCCCGTGCTGTGGCGCGCGGTGCGCGGGCTGACCGCGCGGGTGCCGGTGCTGGTGGTGCGCGGTGCGTTGTCCGATATCCTGCCGGCCGATGTTGCCCGGCAGATGGCGGCGACATCGGAGCGTGCCCGCCTGGTCGAAGTGCCCGACGTCGGCCATGCACCGATGTTGTCCGAGCCGGAAGCACGCGATGCGATCCTGGCCCTGCTGGAGCGTGTGCGGTGA
- a CDS encoding response regulator transcription factor — MPTLLIADDHPLFRAALHRAAEEAVADLQISEADSLGGVLDVLERQPIDLMLLDLHMPGNHGLAGLATLRALQPGLAIIIVSANEEPQVIRRAIDLGAAGYLPKSSGLNELQSALQSVLEGERWIPSLLREPVARVAAFSKDADLAARLASLSAHQYRVLSLVAEGLLNKQIADRLGVQLRTVKAHMTRIMERLGVRNRAQAIRVLHEMGLADPSRQIEDAAER, encoded by the coding sequence ATGCCAACCCTGCTCATCGCCGACGATCACCCCTTGTTCCGCGCGGCCCTGCATCGCGCGGCCGAAGAGGCCGTGGCCGACCTGCAGATCAGTGAAGCCGATTCACTGGGGGGCGTGCTCGACGTGCTTGAGCGCCAGCCGATCGACCTGATGCTGCTGGACCTGCACATGCCGGGCAACCACGGCCTGGCCGGACTGGCCACGCTGCGCGCGTTGCAGCCGGGGCTGGCGATCATCATCGTTTCGGCCAATGAAGAGCCGCAGGTAATCCGCCGTGCCATCGACCTCGGCGCCGCCGGCTATCTGCCCAAGAGTTCAGGCCTGAACGAACTGCAGTCTGCGCTGCAGTCCGTGCTGGAAGGAGAACGCTGGATACCTTCACTGCTGCGCGAACCGGTGGCCCGGGTAGCGGCGTTCAGCAAGGATGCCGACCTGGCCGCGCGCCTGGCCAGCCTGTCGGCGCATCAGTACCGGGTACTGAGCCTAGTGGCCGAAGGCCTGCTCAACAAGCAGATTGCCGACCGGCTCGGGGTACAGCTGCGCACCGTCAAGGCGCACATGACACGGATCATGGAGCGGCTGGGAGTCCGCAATCGGGCGCAGGCGATCCGCGTTCTGCATGAAATGGGGCTGGCCGATCCCTCTCGGCAGATCGAAGACGCAGCGGAGCGCTGA
- a CDS encoding fatty acid--CoA ligase, with protein sequence MSFPPAAGASTCPLLIKQLLHTPLVVNPGQEIVYGDSVRFDYRTLQARIGQLAGLLTSLGVRHGDTVAVMDWDSNRYLEAYFAVPMIGAVLMMVNVRLAPEQIAYTLNHSGARVLLAHREFLPILDGIDEQLPDLRTRILLEDAVGPLPQGFVTEYEAGLRAAPAVTQFPDFDENTRATMFYTTGTTGLPKGVHFSHRQLVLHSLTGMAALGSAATQGRLHRGDVYMPMTPMFHVHAWGLPYVATLLGIKQVYPGRYLPANLLALIAREKVTFSHCVPTILHMLLEHPAAADTDLAHWKVIIGGAALPRALAQRALARGIDIFGGYGMSETCPLLTVAQIDAEAVTDADEVLSLRTKAGIPVPLVELRIVDPDMNDVAHDGIATGEVVVRAPWLTEGYLHDPAASEALWAGGYLHTGDIGNIDGGGYLRVTDRIKDVIKTGGEWISSLALEDIIALHPAVSEVAVIGIADTKWGERPLPLVVRKVGSDVTEAEIIDLVAARSRSGDISRYAIPERVSFVQSIERTSVGKINKKKLRGMHDPGRP encoded by the coding sequence ATGTCATTCCCCCCTGCTGCCGGCGCCTCCACCTGTCCGCTGCTGATCAAGCAGCTGCTGCACACGCCACTGGTGGTGAACCCAGGCCAGGAGATCGTCTATGGCGATTCGGTCCGCTTCGACTACCGGACGCTGCAGGCACGCATCGGCCAGCTGGCCGGGCTGTTGACCTCGCTCGGGGTCAGGCACGGCGATACCGTGGCAGTGATGGACTGGGACAGCAACCGTTACCTGGAGGCCTACTTCGCCGTGCCGATGATCGGCGCGGTGCTGATGATGGTGAACGTGCGCCTGGCCCCCGAACAGATTGCCTACACGCTCAACCACAGTGGCGCGCGGGTGCTGCTCGCCCATCGCGAGTTCCTGCCGATACTGGACGGCATCGACGAGCAGCTGCCGGATCTGCGCACGCGCATCCTGCTGGAGGATGCCGTCGGCCCGTTGCCGCAGGGTTTCGTGACCGAGTACGAGGCCGGCCTGCGCGCCGCCCCTGCAGTCACGCAGTTCCCGGACTTCGATGAGAACACCCGTGCCACGATGTTCTACACCACCGGGACCACCGGCCTGCCCAAGGGCGTCCATTTCAGCCACCGGCAACTGGTCCTGCATTCGCTGACCGGCATGGCCGCGCTGGGCAGCGCAGCCACCCAGGGGCGCCTGCATCGCGGTGATGTCTACATGCCGATGACTCCCATGTTCCATGTGCATGCCTGGGGCCTGCCCTATGTGGCCACACTGCTGGGCATCAAGCAGGTCTACCCGGGGCGCTACCTGCCTGCCAACCTGCTGGCACTGATCGCGCGCGAGAAGGTGACCTTCTCGCACTGCGTACCGACCATCCTGCACATGCTGCTGGAGCATCCCGCTGCGGCGGACACCGATCTGGCCCACTGGAAGGTCATCATCGGTGGGGCGGCCCTGCCGCGTGCACTGGCACAACGGGCACTGGCACGCGGCATCGACATCTTCGGGGGCTATGGCATGTCGGAGACCTGTCCGCTGCTGACCGTCGCCCAGATCGACGCCGAGGCCGTGACCGATGCGGATGAGGTTCTCTCGCTGCGCACCAAGGCCGGCATACCGGTGCCGCTGGTCGAGCTGCGCATCGTCGACCCGGACATGAACGACGTAGCCCACGACGGCATCGCCACCGGCGAGGTGGTGGTACGCGCGCCCTGGCTGACCGAAGGCTACCTGCACGACCCGGCAGCGTCCGAGGCGCTGTGGGCGGGCGGCTACCTGCATACCGGGGATATCGGCAACATCGACGGAGGTGGCTACCTGCGCGTGACCGACCGCATCAAGGATGTGATCAAGACCGGCGGCGAGTGGATCTCCTCGCTTGCCCTGGAGGACATCATCGCCCTGCACCCCGCGGTCAGCGAAGTGGCCGTGATCGGGATCGCAGACACCAAATGGGGCGAGCGGCCGCTGCCGCTGGTGGTCAGGAAGGTCGGCAGCGACGTCACGGAAGCGGAGATCATTGACCTCGTCGCCGCGCGCAGCCGCTCGGGCGACATCTCGCGCTATGCGATTCCGGAACGCGTCAGCTTCGTGCAGTCCATCGAGCGTACCAGCGTGGGCAAGATCAACAAAAAAAAGCTGCGCGGGATGCATGATCCGGGGCGACCCTGA
- a CDS encoding TonB-dependent receptor, which yields MIGAWLAAGPVLAQEAPPAGRSASPTNLDSIKVTARKREETLQEVPVAVTAFTSEALDRMNVQDISDLDAQVPNLTIYAARGASSTVTAYIRGIGQSDPTWGADPGVGIYLDDVYIARPQGALLDVFDVSRIEVLRGPQGTLYGKNTIGGAIKYISRGLPTQTEGFAQITVGNYSQLDAKAAIGGPIGGADSGLRARVAVASMNHDGFGENTVNGQPVSDKQVNAARLNLGAYAGDDFDVQFALDWIDDQSGMRGSKMLAPNPFLRPYPPMDSRYDIRSGMRNLNNVETKGASATVNWRPNEDIAVKYVVAKRESDSEANIDFDTTPVKLADVSGTYNDNQVSNEVQLNYDAGGRVRGVVGLYQFSGEAGGQIQNNYFSAQFADNQGKVLTDSIALYADWTFDLTSRLKLDVGARYTDEDKRAIVLNRLYADPGFSRPVAVTADFDKKTNFTNVSPKVSLDYQITPDIMVYGLATRGFKSGGYNIRANAVAVPRSAEPFDDETVDSYEVGSKMAFLDQRLFLNLSAFYNKYKDIQLSVFTGLDTNGDGIDDSFFGDFTNAGAGTVKGLEVEYQYLPTQHWLISGNLAWLDTKYDEYLDRGVNVAPQMKFTNAPEFSGALNVEYRTELANGSNLSARVSYSYQSEVWPTTDLSPVIRQDGYGLVNAGVIWRLDDAWTFSLQGTNLTDKEYRTTGYNIPAVGTLIGFYGPPRQYSLSVRYDF from the coding sequence ATGATCGGCGCATGGCTGGCCGCAGGGCCGGTACTGGCACAGGAAGCGCCGCCGGCCGGCCGGTCCGCCTCGCCGACCAACCTGGACAGCATCAAGGTCACCGCCCGCAAGCGCGAGGAAACCCTGCAGGAAGTGCCGGTGGCGGTCACCGCCTTTACTTCCGAAGCGCTGGACAGGATGAATGTCCAGGACATCAGCGACCTGGATGCGCAGGTGCCCAACCTCACCATCTACGCCGCGCGCGGCGCCAGCAGCACGGTCACCGCCTATATCCGCGGCATCGGCCAGTCCGACCCGACCTGGGGCGCCGACCCGGGCGTGGGCATCTATCTGGATGACGTCTACATCGCGCGCCCGCAGGGCGCCCTGCTGGACGTGTTCGATGTCTCGCGCATCGAGGTGCTGCGCGGCCCGCAGGGCACGCTGTACGGCAAGAACACCATCGGCGGCGCGATCAAGTACATCTCGCGCGGCCTGCCCACCCAGACCGAGGGCTTCGCCCAGATCACCGTGGGCAACTACAGCCAGCTCGATGCCAAGGCGGCCATCGGTGGCCCGATCGGCGGCGCCGACAGCGGCCTGCGCGCGCGCGTGGCGGTGGCCAGCATGAATCACGATGGCTTTGGCGAAAACACCGTCAATGGCCAACCGGTCAGCGACAAGCAGGTCAACGCGGCACGCCTGAATCTCGGCGCCTACGCGGGCGACGACTTCGACGTGCAGTTCGCACTGGACTGGATCGACGACCAGTCCGGCATGCGTGGCTCGAAGATGCTGGCACCGAACCCGTTCCTGCGCCCCTACCCGCCGATGGACAGCCGCTACGACATCCGCTCGGGCATGCGCAACCTCAACAACGTGGAGACGAAGGGCGCTTCGGCCACGGTGAACTGGCGGCCGAACGAGGACATCGCCGTGAAGTACGTGGTGGCCAAGCGCGAATCGGACAGCGAGGCCAACATCGACTTCGACACCACGCCGGTCAAGCTGGCCGACGTCAGCGGCACCTACAACGACAACCAGGTCAGCAACGAAGTGCAGCTGAACTACGATGCGGGCGGCCGCGTGCGCGGCGTGGTCGGCCTGTACCAGTTCAGCGGCGAGGCCGGTGGCCAGATCCAGAACAACTACTTCAGCGCGCAGTTCGCCGACAACCAGGGCAAGGTGCTGACCGACAGCATTGCGCTGTATGCGGACTGGACCTTCGACCTGACCAGCAGGCTCAAGCTGGATGTGGGCGCCCGCTACACCGACGAGGACAAGCGCGCGATCGTGCTCAACCGGCTCTATGCCGACCCGGGCTTCAGCCGGCCGGTGGCGGTGACCGCGGATTTCGACAAGAAGACCAACTTCACGAACGTCTCGCCCAAGGTCTCGCTGGACTACCAGATTACCCCGGACATCATGGTCTACGGCCTGGCCACGCGCGGCTTCAAGTCCGGTGGCTACAACATCCGCGCCAATGCGGTGGCGGTGCCGCGCTCGGCCGAGCCGTTCGACGACGAGACCGTGGACAGCTACGAGGTCGGCAGCAAGATGGCCTTCCTCGACCAGCGCCTGTTCCTGAACCTGTCGGCCTTCTACAACAAGTACAAGGACATCCAGCTGTCGGTGTTCACCGGCCTGGATACCAATGGCGATGGCATCGATGATTCCTTCTTCGGCGACTTCACAAATGCCGGCGCCGGCACCGTCAAGGGCCTGGAGGTCGAATACCAGTACCTGCCCACCCAGCACTGGCTGATCTCCGGCAACCTGGCCTGGCTGGACACCAAGTACGACGAGTACCTGGACCGTGGCGTCAACGTGGCCCCGCAGATGAAGTTCACCAATGCGCCGGAATTCTCCGGTGCGTTGAACGTGGAATACCGCACCGAGCTGGCCAACGGCAGCAACCTGTCGGCACGGGTGAGCTACAGCTACCAGAGCGAAGTGTGGCCGACCACCGACCTGAGCCCGGTGATCCGCCAGGACGGTTACGGGCTGGTCAATGCCGGCGTGATCTGGCGTCTGGATGATGCCTGGACCTTCTCGCTGCAGGGCACCAACCTGACCGACAAGGAGTACCGCACCACCGGCTACAACATCCCGGCGGTCGGCACGCTGATTGGCTTCTACGGCCCGCCACGCCAATATAGCCTCAGCGTCCGTTACGATTTCTAG
- a CDS encoding MaoC family dehydratase has translation MSSGPVADALPSALQALHRWAAEERVGAGMRITQATIDAFADATGDHNWIHVDPRRAQAQLPGGCTIAHGFLLLSLTVQDDVAALAGFPGIAHVLNYGLNKVRFLAPVSSGTDVRVRSQLVSLDARQPGQWLLTQRKAVERVDDGELALVAEQLSLIVLAP, from the coding sequence GTGAGCAGCGGCCCTGTGGCGGACGCGCTGCCCAGTGCGCTGCAGGCCCTGCATCGGTGGGCCGCGGAGGAACGCGTGGGCGCCGGCATGCGCATCACGCAGGCAACGATCGACGCCTTCGCCGACGCCACCGGCGACCACAACTGGATCCACGTCGATCCGCGGCGCGCACAGGCGCAGTTGCCCGGTGGATGCACCATTGCACACGGCTTCCTGCTGCTCTCGCTCACCGTGCAGGACGACGTGGCGGCCCTGGCCGGATTTCCCGGTATTGCCCATGTCCTCAATTACGGCCTGAACAAGGTCCGCTTCCTGGCGCCGGTATCCAGCGGCACCGACGTACGCGTGCGCTCGCAGCTGGTGTCGCTGGATGCACGCCAGCCGGGGCAGTGGCTGCTCACCCAGCGCAAGGCCGTCGAACGCGTTGACGATGGCGAGCTGGCACTGGTTGCTGAGCAGCTGTCATTGATCGTGCTTGCCCCGTAG
- a CDS encoding extracellular catalytic domain type 1 short-chain-length polyhydroxyalkanoate depolymerase — protein sequence MNSTIDSIKRVLLMLCLCLAAGSASAAGPAGHWDIGLYGNLFGAREYQVWVPAGYDDAQPLPLLLVLHGCVTGPNLMGEASGFNDVADTEGFIVVYPRQNVTANPARCWNWQLPINQARDSGEAAILAGIVDKVKAGYSVDPHRVYVTGISAGGAMTSIMLACYSDVFAAGAIHSGGMFKGATTISGSAYALLAGSIYSPDSNGRLAWQCSGSPSPRPLPVLVFHGSADLTVNPVNGQQAVRQFLQTNDLADDGQDNDSVKYVPTSTYHGQVPGGRAYTVDTYAYGGRTLVQHYVVQGMGHAWSGSQSGLPFTDPKGPDATLITWLFLKDYQR from the coding sequence ATGAACTCCACAATCGATTCGATCAAGCGGGTGCTGCTGATGCTGTGCCTCTGCCTGGCAGCGGGCAGCGCTTCCGCTGCAGGCCCGGCCGGACATTGGGACATCGGCCTGTACGGAAATCTGTTCGGCGCCCGCGAGTACCAGGTCTGGGTACCTGCCGGCTACGACGACGCCCAGCCGCTTCCGCTGCTGCTGGTGCTGCACGGCTGCGTGACCGGGCCGAACCTGATGGGCGAGGCCTCGGGCTTCAACGATGTGGCCGATACCGAGGGCTTCATCGTGGTGTACCCACGACAGAACGTCACCGCCAACCCGGCGCGTTGCTGGAACTGGCAGCTGCCGATCAACCAGGCGCGCGACAGCGGCGAAGCGGCGATCCTGGCCGGCATCGTGGACAAGGTGAAGGCGGGCTACAGCGTTGATCCGCACCGCGTCTACGTCACCGGCATTTCCGCCGGCGGTGCAATGACCTCGATCATGCTGGCCTGCTACTCGGACGTGTTTGCCGCCGGTGCCATCCATTCGGGCGGCATGTTCAAGGGCGCGACCACGATTTCCGGCAGCGCCTATGCACTGCTGGCCGGCAGCATCTACTCGCCCGACAGCAACGGCCGGCTGGCCTGGCAGTGTTCCGGATCGCCGTCGCCGCGACCGCTGCCGGTACTGGTGTTCCATGGCAGCGCCGATCTCACCGTCAACCCGGTGAACGGACAGCAGGCCGTGCGCCAGTTCCTGCAGACCAACGATCTGGCCGATGACGGCCAGGACAATGACTCGGTGAAGTATGTGCCGACCAGCACCTATCACGGGCAGGTACCGGGTGGCCGCGCCTATACGGTGGATACCTATGCCTACGGCGGCCGCACGCTGGTCCAGCACTATGTGGTGCAGGGCATGGGGCATGCGTGGAGCGGCAGCCAGTCGGGCCTGCCGTTCACCGACCCCAAGGGGCCGGACGCCACGCTGATTACCTGGTTGTTCCTGAAGGACTACCAGCGCTGA
- a CDS encoding hybrid sensor histidine kinase/response regulator, with product MLTPTVVLFACIAWTVLLFGVALWGERQGHRLARAWPAIYALSLAVHCTAWTYYGAASQGLQWGFPIPPTLAGMALIFAFGLPFLVRLGRLAKQHNSATIADLVVARLRADRGLGFTITLVALFGIIPYIALQLKAVSQGLGALLGDRFAPAGTHLDMSFWFALTMAAFTLLFGARKASATEPNRGIVVALGLESLLKLAALLAIGLYAALSVHRSGMPLLDRMAQLPPPAIVPDYLTMVALGAISAFTLPHQFHVGVVELRQSSDLKTARWMFPVYLLLIGLPSVPMALSGAAQLPASVTPDLYVLALPQAGGHHLLALLAYLGSLSAATGMMILSGLTLSIMLGNHGFGSRLISGFEGGVAHADLRPRVLAFRRAGILAVFLMSWLYSRAMSDTEALSDFGLMSFTALSQLAPAVLLAVYRPRTPSPAIVAGIVLGSLAWLWLVLLPMVLPAPAASAEGLHWLTVVSLRMQPGHIAISMGASLAVNLLTVALVSRAVRPSLPRQRDAVAAASLRKTAGRFLGQERARQLLAGDAGQLLDDDRVTAVERELTAVVGAGMARLLVEAARDGGAAPLEAVTRAVGEATQVLRFNQRLLEAALENMSQGISVVDAQLQLVAWNSRYAALFRFPPELLQVGQPVINLTAWALAQLKIGEGPADSPQQALQRRVAHMQRGTPHLSERVFPDNTIVEIRGNPMPGGGYVATFTDVTAFRRAEDALRRSNETLERRVQDRTARLQQAVQDAERANAAKTRFLTAVGHDLMQPLHAAQLLTDAMSQHIESGFLDSFLHQIRGALDSTDDLLSGLLDISRLEAGGLVADPRPFALSTVLDPLAQEFAVLAAARGLQFRYLRTHAWVHSDPLLLRRVLQNFLANAIRYTRHGGVLLGVRRQGQCLSIGVHDTGPGIAAEQQAVVFEEFHRVDRSNGQGLGLGLTIAQRIAALLHAPLQLRSVVNRGSVFSVSVARSAAPVAPRIEPPANAGSTLRGTRVLVVDNDADALAAMQQLLLSWGCDVIALHGAEGIDASAHDAALWLFDYHLDDGDTGVALFTRLAAAHGPRPTVILSADTGAETREAVRGAGLSLLSKPFKPLALRWAINHLLASAAATAP from the coding sequence ATGTTGACGCCTACTGTCGTCCTGTTCGCCTGTATTGCGTGGACCGTACTGCTGTTTGGCGTGGCCCTCTGGGGCGAGCGCCAGGGGCACCGGCTGGCGCGCGCGTGGCCGGCCATCTATGCGCTGTCGCTGGCGGTGCACTGCACCGCATGGACCTACTACGGCGCCGCTTCGCAGGGCCTGCAATGGGGCTTTCCGATTCCACCGACCCTGGCCGGGATGGCGCTGATCTTCGCCTTCGGCCTGCCCTTCCTGGTGCGGCTGGGGCGCCTGGCCAAGCAGCACAACAGTGCCACCATCGCCGACCTGGTGGTGGCCCGGCTGCGCGCAGATCGCGGCCTCGGCTTCACCATCACCCTGGTTGCTCTGTTCGGCATCATTCCCTACATCGCGCTGCAGCTGAAAGCCGTCAGCCAGGGACTGGGGGCATTGCTTGGCGATCGCTTCGCACCGGCCGGCACGCACCTGGACATGTCGTTCTGGTTCGCGTTGACGATGGCGGCCTTCACCCTGCTGTTCGGCGCGCGCAAGGCGTCGGCCACCGAACCGAACCGTGGCATCGTCGTCGCGCTGGGCCTGGAATCACTGTTGAAGCTGGCCGCGCTGCTGGCCATTGGCCTGTATGCGGCATTGTCTGTGCACCGGTCCGGCATGCCGCTGCTGGACAGGATGGCGCAGCTGCCGCCACCGGCCATCGTCCCGGACTACCTCACCATGGTCGCGTTGGGCGCGATCTCTGCCTTCACCCTGCCCCACCAGTTCCATGTCGGGGTGGTGGAACTGCGCCAGAGCTCGGACCTGAAAACGGCGCGCTGGATGTTTCCGGTCTATCTGCTGCTGATCGGCCTACCCTCGGTGCCCATGGCACTGTCTGGAGCCGCGCAGCTGCCGGCGTCGGTGACGCCCGACCTGTACGTGCTGGCCTTGCCGCAGGCCGGTGGCCACCACCTGCTGGCGCTGCTGGCCTACCTGGGCAGCCTGAGCGCAGCAACCGGCATGATGATCCTGTCCGGGCTGACCCTGTCGATCATGCTCGGCAACCACGGCTTCGGTTCGCGCCTGATCAGTGGCTTCGAGGGCGGCGTGGCGCATGCCGACCTGCGTCCGCGCGTGCTGGCGTTCCGCCGTGCCGGCATCCTCGCCGTGTTCCTGATGTCGTGGCTGTACAGCCGCGCGATGAGCGATACCGAGGCGCTCAGCGATTTCGGCCTGATGTCCTTCACCGCGCTCTCGCAGCTGGCACCGGCGGTGCTGCTGGCGGTGTACCGCCCACGCACGCCCTCGCCGGCCATCGTCGCGGGCATCGTACTGGGTTCACTGGCCTGGTTGTGGCTGGTACTGCTGCCGATGGTGCTCCCTGCGCCGGCCGCCAGCGCCGAGGGCCTGCACTGGCTGACGGTGGTTTCGCTGCGGATGCAGCCCGGCCATATCGCCATCAGCATGGGCGCAAGCCTGGCGGTCAACCTGCTCACCGTTGCCCTGGTATCGAGGGCCGTGCGCCCTTCGCTGCCGAGGCAGCGCGACGCGGTGGCAGCGGCCTCGCTGCGGAAGACGGCCGGCCGCTTCCTCGGCCAGGAGCGTGCGCGCCAGTTGCTGGCAGGAGATGCGGGGCAGTTGCTGGATGACGACCGGGTCACTGCCGTCGAACGTGAGCTGACCGCCGTGGTCGGCGCCGGCATGGCGCGCCTGCTGGTCGAGGCCGCACGCGACGGGGGCGCCGCGCCACTTGAAGCGGTGACCCGTGCCGTCGGCGAAGCGACCCAGGTGCTGCGCTTCAACCAGCGCCTGCTGGAAGCGGCGCTGGAAAACATGAGCCAGGGCATCAGCGTGGTTGACGCGCAGCTGCAGCTGGTGGCCTGGAACAGCCGTTACGCTGCATTGTTCCGTTTTCCACCGGAGCTGTTGCAGGTGGGACAGCCGGTGATCAACCTCACCGCCTGGGCATTGGCGCAGCTGAAGATCGGCGAGGGCCCCGCTGACTCTCCGCAGCAGGCACTGCAGCGTCGCGTCGCGCACATGCAGCGCGGCACCCCGCATCTCTCCGAGCGGGTCTTCCCGGACAACACCATCGTCGAGATCCGCGGCAACCCGATGCCCGGTGGCGGCTACGTAGCCACCTTCACCGATGTCACCGCGTTCCGCCGCGCCGAGGATGCACTTAGGCGCAGCAACGAAACACTGGAGCGCCGCGTGCAGGACCGTACCGCCCGGCTGCAGCAGGCGGTACAGGACGCCGAGCGCGCGAACGCGGCCAAAACCCGCTTCCTGACGGCCGTCGGCCACGATCTGATGCAACCCCTGCACGCCGCACAGCTGCTGACCGATGCCATGTCGCAGCACATCGAATCCGGGTTCCTTGACAGTTTCCTGCACCAGATCCGCGGTGCGCTGGATTCCACCGATGACCTGCTGTCCGGCCTGCTGGACATCTCCCGGCTGGAAGCCGGCGGTCTGGTGGCCGATCCGCGCCCGTTCGCACTTTCAACCGTACTGGACCCGCTGGCGCAGGAATTTGCGGTACTGGCGGCGGCGCGCGGCCTGCAGTTCCGCTACCTGCGCACCCACGCCTGGGTGCATAGCGATCCGCTGCTGCTGCGCCGCGTGCTGCAGAACTTCCTGGCCAATGCCATCCGCTACACCCGGCACGGCGGCGTCCTGCTGGGCGTGCGTCGCCAAGGCCAATGCCTGTCCATCGGTGTGCACGACACCGGGCCCGGCATCGCAGCCGAGCAGCAGGCGGTGGTGTTCGAGGAATTCCATCGGGTGGACCGCAGCAATGGCCAGGGCCTGGGGTTGGGGCTGACCATCGCGCAACGCATCGCGGCCCTGCTGCACGCACCGTTGCAGTTGCGCAGCGTGGTCAATCGCGGTTCGGTGTTCTCGGTCAGCGTGGCGCGCAGTGCAGCACCGGTGGCACCGCGGATCGAACCGCCTGCCAACGCCGGCAGCACCCTCAGGGGCACCCGCGTCCTGGTGGTCGACAACGATGCCGACGCCCTGGCGGCCATGCAGCAGCTGCTGCTGTCCTGGGGCTGCGATGTCATCGCCCTGCACGGCGCCGAAGGCATCGATGCGTCGGCGCACGATGCGGCACTGTGGCTGTTCGACTACCACCTCGATGACGGCGATACCGGCGTGGCACTGTTCACGCGCCTGGCTGCAGCGCACGGGCCACGGCCCACGGTGATCCTCAGTGCCGACACCGGCGCCGAGACCCGTGAGGCGGTGCGCGGCGCGGGGCTGTCATTGCTGAGCAAGCCCTTCAAGCCACTGGCGCTGCGCTGGGCGATCAACCACCTGCTGGCCTCTGCCGCAGCGACAGCGCCCTGA